CAGCCTGGGCCTGTGATGCACGGCTCAGCAGGCAGGAGAGTGTCAAATCCGGGAAGGAACCTGTCTCACCCTGCCAGGCACCTGTACACACCTGACCCCTTACCTTCCTCCGCCCCTCCTGTGCCTCTGCCCTGTCCCTAACCCCTCAGGtgtcctgctccctgctccccttcGCTGCAGGGCTCATCACAAGCAGCCAGTCGGCAGCCTACGCCATCAGCAAGTTTGTGAGCGGGGTTCTGTCAGATCAGATGAGCGCCCGCTGGCTCTTCTCCTCTGGGCTGCTCCTGGTTGGTCTGGTCAACGTAGTCTTCTCATGGAGCTCCACAGTGTCAGCCTTTGCTGCTCTTTGGTTTCTTAATGGTCTGGCACAGGGGCTGGGCTGGCCCCCCTGTGGGAAGATCCTGAGGAAGGTGAGTGCATCTGATGAGCCTGAGGGGGAGGGCACCCAGTGGGCACTTGGGAGCACCTCTTCTTACACAACCCTTCCACCCCTAACCCATAGCAGGTTCCTTAGGAGTTCCCTGCCAGCTCCTGCTGCTGTTGGGATATTTTAGGAGCCTGAGGGTGGTGGGATCGGGTGGCAGACGAGGGACTGGGCTCCGCCAAGTAGAAGCactcttccctcatccctgtaATGTGAGTGTCTAGGTCTGCCACACTCGAGCTGCTCCTTCTGTGTGGCCTCTAAGCCAGGCACCTATTCTGTTCCCCTCTGCCTCACAGTGGTTTGAGCCATCCCAGTTTGGCACTTGGTGGGCTGTGTTGTCAACCAGCATGAACCTGGCTGGAAGTTTGGGACCTATCTTGGCAACGATCCTCGCCCAGAGCTACAGCTGGCGCAGCACACTGGCCCTGTCTGGGGCACTGTGTGTGGTTGTCTCCTTCTTCTGTCTGCTGCTTATCCACAATGAACCTGCTGATGTTGGACTCCGAAATCTGGACCCTGCCCCCTCCAAGGGCAAAAAGGGTAAGCCTCTATCAAGCTGACTCCTAGAGCACCTTCCTTTGCCCCTGGCTCCGCACGATTTTGTTAGGACTAGCCTTTGCCTTGCCCTGTGCTTGCCACTGGATGTAGGCGAAGGAATGGTAATGGAGATTGGGTGGGAGAAGTAAAGATTCTATCCTGAAATCAGCCAGCGCATCCTGAGCCTTCTCTGACAGCACAGATCTCTCCATTCTGGGTAACCCCCTAAGTTTAAGCAGTTTGGGTGCCTTCTTCCACCTGCACCGTCCTCATTTCCTTTCATTTGCATCGAGGTAGGGGAGAGGGAAGCAGGGCTTTGAGGGGGTGCCCCACATCAATCCTGGTGGTGCTCACAGCCTGTTCTGGCAGCTGGCTAATGAACGGTGGTGGTGCAGTGGGGGCAGGCCAGCAGGAGCAGAGCCCAAGTCCTAGCTGGCCTCTCCCCACCTTCAGGCTCATCAAAGGAGGAGAGCACCCTACAGGATCTGCTGCTGTCCCCCTATCTCTGGGTGCTGTCCACTGGCTACCTCGTGGTCTTCGGAGTAAAGACTTGCTGTACAGACTGGGGCCAGTTCTTCCTTATCCAGGAGCGAGGGCAGTCCGCCCTTGTGGGTAAGATGAGTGTTTAGACAGAGAAGGGTGTACAAACCAGGGGCCAATGCAGGAGATGGGATCTccaccctctc
This portion of the Mus musculus strain C57BL/6J chromosome 9, GRCm38.p6 C57BL/6J genome encodes:
- the Slc37a4 gene encoding glucose-6-phosphate exchanger SLC37A4 isoform X4, whose amino-acid sequence is MRSLWTRTIWVSCSLLPFAAGLITSSQSAAYAISKFVSGVLSDQMSARWLFSSGLLLVGLVNVVFSWSSTVSAFAALWFLNGLAQGLGWPPCGKILRKWFEPSQFGTWWAVLSTSMNLAGSLGPILATILAQSYSWRSTLALSGALCVVVSFFCLLLIHNEPADVGLRNLDPAPSKGKKGSSKEESTLQDLLLSPYLWVLSTGYLVVFGVKTCCTDWGQFFLIQERGQSALVGSSYISALEVGGLVGSIAAGYLSDRAMAKAGLSLYGNPRHGLLLLMMAGMAASMFLFRVTVTSDSPKIWILVLGAVFGFSSYGPIALFGVIANESAPPNLCGTSHAIVGLMANVGGFLAGLPFSTIAKHYSWSTAFWVAEVVCGASTVVFFLLRNIRTKMGRVSKKGE
- the Slc37a4 gene encoding glucose-6-phosphate exchanger SLC37A4 isoform c precursor (isoform c precursor is encoded by transcript variant 9), whose translation is MRSLWTRTIWVSCSLLPFAAGLITSSQSAAYAISKFVSGVLSDQMSARWLFSSGLLLVGLVNVVFSWSSTVSAFAALWFLNGLAQGLGWPPCGKILRKWFEPSQFGTWWAVLSTSMNLAGSLGPILATILAQSYSWRSTLALSGALCVVVSFFCLLLIHNEPADVGLRNLDPAPSKGKKGSSKEESTLQDLLLSPYLWVLSTGYLVVFGVKTCCTDWGQFFLIQERGQSALVGSSYISALEVGGLVGSIAAGYLSDRAMAKAGLSLYGNPRHGLLLLMMAGMAASMFLFRVTVTSDSPKDAFWTPALHPLAELTGFTEHEIWILVLGAVFGFSSYGPIALFGVIANESAPPNLCGTSHAIVGLMANVGGFLAGLPFSTIAKHYSWSTAFWVAEVVCGASTVVFFLLRNIRTKMGRVSKKGE